Proteins encoded together in one Mercenaria mercenaria strain notata chromosome 18, MADL_Memer_1, whole genome shotgun sequence window:
- the LOC123538038 gene encoding tripartite motif containing 13-like has translation MDNKTEHVKKVVINGQHVNDFNCAICHEVFENPRYLQCNHSFCLKCIIRYIREKRRENCFATNFYCPLCRQNICISLKRLKNVIYLDKVEEDDVKNIFPKNIALANATENLNIELEFCTEHPNKVYEYFCKDHGILCCSKCIFKSHRNCKRVIDIDECDQQTFGTLLYDSQFASYKIASLESTRQKTCSSLERLKSDVIDVITKTQDKVNEIAHDEIKKAKQQYDPPPKAVPYGFACNRRVFISEIQKTSTRNTDFNKNNITNSLEAKLAMHVHDVRASIKRKVDSAGFDSCAATVAKRPMQINGRVSRYTELKRKSLLRICD, from the coding sequence ATGGATAATAAAACAGAACATGTTAAGAAAGTTGTTATTAATGGACAACATGTGAATGACTTTAATTGTGCAATTTGCCACGAAGTGTTTGAAAACCCTAGATATTTACAGTGTAATCACTCATTCTGTCTCAAGTGTATTATTCGCTATATCAGGGAAAAACGGCGTGAAAACTGTTTCGCAACGAATTTCTACTGTCCATTATGTCgacaaaatatatgcatttcaTTGAAGCGTCTGAAAAATGTAATATACTTGGACAAAGTTGAAGAGGATGACGTGAAAAACATATTTCCCAAAAACATAGCACTTGCAAATGCTACGGAGAATTTAAACATTGAACTGGAATTCTGTACAGAACATCCGAACAAAGTCTACGAATACTTCTGTAAGGATCATGGAATTTTATGCTGcagtaagtgtatttttaaatCACATCGTAACTGCAAACGTGTCATTGATATAGATGAGTGTGATCAGCAAACATTCGGAACTCTTTTGTATGACTCGCAGTTTGCAAGTTACAAGATTGCTTCTCTAGAAAgcacaagacagaagacatgcagtTCTTTAGAAAGATTGAAATCAGATGTAATAGATGTTATCACGAAGACCCAAGATAAGGTGAACGAGATTGCACATGACGAAATTAAAAAAGCTAAACAGCAGTATGATCCACCGCCAAAAGCAGTTCCTTACGGATTCGCGTGCAATAGGCgagtttttatttcagaaatacaaAAGACATCAACAAGAAACACCgatttcaacaaaaataatataaccAATAGTTTAGAAGCAAAATTAGCAATGCATGTACATGATGTCAGAGCTAGCATCAAGAGGAAGGTTGATTCTGCAGGGTTCGATAGCTGTGCGGCTACGGTAGCAAAGCGTCCGATGCAAATTAACGGTAGAGTGTCCAGATATACTGAATTGAAACGAAAAAGCCTTCTACGTATTTGCGATTAA